From Falco cherrug isolate bFalChe1 chromosome 4, bFalChe1.pri, whole genome shotgun sequence, one genomic window encodes:
- the TRAIP gene encoding E3 ubiquitin-protein ligase TRAIP isoform X2, whose amino-acid sequence MSGTWRPCRAGTPSTAPVCKKESHPAVLCLIQWFDTAPSRTCPQCRIQVSKRHIINKLYFDVALEEQTALDAETLQNELDKVKAQLSMKEKEKRECQAVVNGLRETLDIRNATIESLQKVLGETEMLCSSLKKQMKFLEQQQEDNRSSKEEARRLRNKLRTMERIELLLQSQRPEVEEMIREMGVGQAAVEQLAIYCVSLKKEYENLKEARKISSEMTEKLKKELFSVNNKLQKTFSELDKTKDELKSTQKDLKNADKEILSLKKKIDILQDTLKVPSVTRETLSRLVFESPAPVELQQPKLHCPANSDEIDLDATFDVDTPEHQPCRSLFNPAKRQKLDKKPPPVVNLAKKVLKKTVENWEDDLEDDTFKGLLPAFIRNSVPSKKPSLGSLLGSHKNMGTVRIGYDGLGGRTKFIQPTNLAEIRPLAVRSKKKVSRLVSAVPSASSSSSSQARLDSFLH is encoded by the exons TTTGTAAGAAGGAGTCACATCCTGCTGTCCTCTG TCTCATCCAGTGGTTTGACACAGCACCGAGCCGGACTTGCCCACAGTGCAGAATCCAG GTCAGCAAAAGACACATCATCAATAAGCTGTATTTTGATGTTGCCCTGGAGGAGCAGACAGCACTGGATGCAGAGACCTTGCAG AATGAACTGGACAAGGTGAAGGCTCAGCTCTCCATGAAAG agaaagaaaagcgGGAATGCCAGGCTGTTGTGAATGGGCTGAGGGAGACTCTGGATATACGCAATGCCACAATAGAGTCGCTCCAGAAGGTGCTGGGAGAGACAGAAATGCTGTGCTCCTCTCTCAAG aagcagatgaaattcctggagcagcagcaggaggataACAGAAGTTCAAAGGAAGAGGCCCGCCGTCTGCGAAACAAGCTGAGAACCATGGAGCG GATTGAGCTGTTGCTTCAGAGCCAGCGCCCTGAAGTGGAGGAGATGATCAGAGAGATGGGAGTCGGGCAAGCAGCCGTGGAACAGCTTGCAATCTACTGTGTCTCACTGAAAAA GGAATATGAAAACTTGAAGGAGGCTCGGAAGATCTCTAGTGAGATgacagagaagctgaagaaggaGCTGTTTTCTGTCAATAACAAG ttgcagaaaacattttcagagttGGACAAGACAAAAGACGAGTTAAAAAGCACCCAGAAGGATCTGAAGAATGCAGACAAGGAGATCTTG AGTTTGAAGAAGAAGATAGACATCCTGCAGGATACTCTGAAGGTCCCATCCGTAACCAGAGAGACACTCAGTCGACTAGTCTTTGAAAG CCCCGCTCCCGTGGAACTGCAACAGCCGAAGCTCCATTGCCCAGCCAACAGCGATGAGATCGATCTAGATGCTACTTTTGATGTGGACACCCCTGAACACCAGCCCTGCAGATCTCTCTTCAACCCTGCAAAAAGGCAGAAGCTGGATAAAAAGCC GCCTCCTGTGGTAAACCTGGCGAAGAaagttctgaagaaaacagtggaG AACTGGGAGGATGATCTGGAGGATGATACTTTTAAAGGACTCTTGCCAGCATTCATCAGGAACTCTGTTCCCTCAAAGAAGCCATCTTTGGGTAGCTTGCTGGGTTCCCACAAGAACATGGGCACT GTGAGGATCGGATATGATGGCTTGGGAGGCAGAACAAAGTTCATACAGCCT ACAAACCTGGCAGAAATCCGTCCGTTAGCAGTGAGGAGCAAGAAGAAGGTCTCCAGGCTGGTGTCTGCAGTTCCCTCTGcatcctcctccagcagcagtcaAGCCAGACTGGACAGTTTCCTGCACTGA
- the TRAIP gene encoding E3 ubiquitin-protein ligase TRAIP isoform X1, protein MPIRALCTICSDFFDNERDVAAVPCGHTFHCACLIQWFDTAPSRTCPQCRIQVSKRHIINKLYFDVALEEQTALDAETLQNELDKVKAQLSMKEKEKRECQAVVNGLRETLDIRNATIESLQKVLGETEMLCSSLKKQMKFLEQQQEDNRSSKEEARRLRNKLRTMERIELLLQSQRPEVEEMIREMGVGQAAVEQLAIYCVSLKKEYENLKEARKISSEMTEKLKKELFSVNNKLQKTFSELDKTKDELKSTQKDLKNADKEILSLKKKIDILQDTLKVPSVTRETLSRLVFESPAPVELQQPKLHCPANSDEIDLDATFDVDTPEHQPCRSLFNPAKRQKLDKKPPPVVNLAKKVLKKTVENWEDDLEDDTFKGLLPAFIRNSVPSKKPSLGSLLGSHKNMGTVRIGYDGLGGRTKFIQPTNLAEIRPLAVRSKKKVSRLVSAVPSASSSSSSQARLDSFLH, encoded by the exons TCTCATCCAGTGGTTTGACACAGCACCGAGCCGGACTTGCCCACAGTGCAGAATCCAG GTCAGCAAAAGACACATCATCAATAAGCTGTATTTTGATGTTGCCCTGGAGGAGCAGACAGCACTGGATGCAGAGACCTTGCAG AATGAACTGGACAAGGTGAAGGCTCAGCTCTCCATGAAAG agaaagaaaagcgGGAATGCCAGGCTGTTGTGAATGGGCTGAGGGAGACTCTGGATATACGCAATGCCACAATAGAGTCGCTCCAGAAGGTGCTGGGAGAGACAGAAATGCTGTGCTCCTCTCTCAAG aagcagatgaaattcctggagcagcagcaggaggataACAGAAGTTCAAAGGAAGAGGCCCGCCGTCTGCGAAACAAGCTGAGAACCATGGAGCG GATTGAGCTGTTGCTTCAGAGCCAGCGCCCTGAAGTGGAGGAGATGATCAGAGAGATGGGAGTCGGGCAAGCAGCCGTGGAACAGCTTGCAATCTACTGTGTCTCACTGAAAAA GGAATATGAAAACTTGAAGGAGGCTCGGAAGATCTCTAGTGAGATgacagagaagctgaagaaggaGCTGTTTTCTGTCAATAACAAG ttgcagaaaacattttcagagttGGACAAGACAAAAGACGAGTTAAAAAGCACCCAGAAGGATCTGAAGAATGCAGACAAGGAGATCTTG AGTTTGAAGAAGAAGATAGACATCCTGCAGGATACTCTGAAGGTCCCATCCGTAACCAGAGAGACACTCAGTCGACTAGTCTTTGAAAG CCCCGCTCCCGTGGAACTGCAACAGCCGAAGCTCCATTGCCCAGCCAACAGCGATGAGATCGATCTAGATGCTACTTTTGATGTGGACACCCCTGAACACCAGCCCTGCAGATCTCTCTTCAACCCTGCAAAAAGGCAGAAGCTGGATAAAAAGCC GCCTCCTGTGGTAAACCTGGCGAAGAaagttctgaagaaaacagtggaG AACTGGGAGGATGATCTGGAGGATGATACTTTTAAAGGACTCTTGCCAGCATTCATCAGGAACTCTGTTCCCTCAAAGAAGCCATCTTTGGGTAGCTTGCTGGGTTCCCACAAGAACATGGGCACT GTGAGGATCGGATATGATGGCTTGGGAGGCAGAACAAAGTTCATACAGCCT ACAAACCTGGCAGAAATCCGTCCGTTAGCAGTGAGGAGCAAGAAGAAGGTCTCCAGGCTGGTGTCTGCAGTTCCCTCTGcatcctcctccagcagcagtcaAGCCAGACTGGACAGTTTCCTGCACTGA